The following nucleotide sequence is from Nitrosopumilus adriaticus.
AATAATTTATCATTTCTTGGAATGGTTATTTTTTTGACTAGAGAAATACAAGTCAGGGCACTTTCTAAAAATGATATGCTTCCCGCAGTAAATACACCCGTATTAGAAGATGTTAGCAATAGGGTTTCATCAGATGCCTTTGCCAATTTACTCTTAGGTTGGGATGTTATTGCAGTTGCTTTTTTTGCAGTCTTTGCAACCTTGATGTTGGAAATTGTATTTCCAGAAATGGATACAAAATAGACATGCTTTGATTTTACAAGTTCCTTATTTCTGTACAAATCCAACGGATCCATTGCTTTTACCATTCCATTAGAAAATGATTCTGCCAACATTGATGACACAAGTGAATCGCCACTGCCAGAAAAGAAAATATTTTTTTGAAGGTTTTGAGAAATTATTTTTTGTTTTTTAAAAGATCTCAAGAAATCCAATTGTAATTCAATGTCTTTCTCATATGCTACAATTGAATTCATAATATCACATAATTTCCAGCATATATTAGAAAAACGATTCATAGTGGGTTTTGGTATTTATTACGAGAATTTAGAAAAAAAGCATGAAAATTTCTGTAGGTCACACTCCAGACTCTGATGATGCATTCATGTTTTATGGAATGTTCACAGGAAAAGTTCCATCACCGGATTTTCAGGTAAATCATGTAATTGAAGACATTGAGAAATTAAATCGTAAAGCTACAGATCCAGAATTAGATGTAACTGCAGTTTCAGTTCATGCATGTGCATACATCCCAGGATACACCATACTGAGAAGTGGCGGAAGTTTTGGAATTGGATATGGACCTATTGTCACTGCAAGAGAACAAAAATCAATTGATGAATTAAAAAAGGCAAAATTGCCATTCCAGGAAAAATGACATCTGCATTTTTGCTACTTCAACTAATGATTGGAAAATTTGATTATGTAGAGATGAATTTTAGCGATATTCCAGAAGCTGTAAAATCAGGCAAAGTGGATGCAGGTTTGGTAATTCATGAAACACAGCTGTCTTATGAGCAAGAAGGAAATGTAAAAATTTTAGATGTAGGGGAGTGGTGGGACAAAACAACAAACGGACTACCAGTTCCATTAGGAATCAACGTAATGAAAACATCCCTAGGAATGGAGACGATTGTAAAGTTTGACAAATACCTCCAATCATCAATAGAGTTCGGATTAGAGAATTTTAAGGACGCAATAGATTATGCAATGCAGTATTCTAGAGGAAAACCTCAAGACCTGATTGAAAAGTTTGTCAAAATGTATGTCAATCAAGTAACAGTCAACATGGGCGATCCTGGTGAAGAATCAATCAGGCGACTCTTTGAAATGGCTAAAGAGAGGAAATTAGTTCCAGACTTTGAACTCAGCATAGCCACCAAGTAATTATAGAACAAAAAAATTTTGAAAGTATGGGAGACGGAATCGGCGGTGCTGTAATTGGAATCCTAACAAATAATGTATTTGAATTACTTGTAAGTCATACACGGAAAGACAATCAAGAAGAATACGGAAAGGTTGAAAAAATAATGATTGGGAAAGTCGACGACCCCGAGCAACCACAATACGGAGATACAACAAAGGAGGATCTTGAACGTGCATTGAAAGGAAAATTTGTATCTTGTAATGTGCAGTACAGAGATTCAAAAACAGATGTTCTTGTCTGCAATGTTTTTGTCCAAAGACCACCTGAAGGATTCTAAAATAAGAAAATACCTAATATATGGTGAGACCACATCTAGTGTTATCCATGGTTCTAGTTGATAAAAAAATGCTTGTAGGTGGTCTTGCAATGATCATCGTAGGATTCATACTCGTAGTAAATATCAGTGCGTCAATGCCTGCTGGGCAAGCTGGAATGACTGAAGAAGAGGCAGTTGATCTGCTAATAGCACAACAAGAAAATGAGGATTATACCACATTGGCGGGAATTTTGATTGGCGTTGGATTTTTACTGGTATTGATAAGTTTTGGTGCCAGAAGGAAAAAAGACAGTACAAAAAGAAAAGAAAAAAAGCCAGCCGAGTAATTTCAAGTAAATTTTACTTTCGATATAATTCAAATTTCTTTTTACAATTACCACAAAATCTTTGTTTAGTTTTTCTGCTTTCAGTTCCTAGTGGAGAACCACATCTATCACATTTTTCTTTAATCATTTTCAGTTTTTGATTCCCAGTAGGATTTACTCATCTTTTCATTAAAAGATGACAGGAGTATATGTAACTAATCATTTTTTTTCAACTATATTCAATTAGGTCACCAACAGAATAAAGAAATTGTGACTAAACAAAAAAGGGGAATGATTATTCCTTATAATGTACTAGTAAGGCATTATCCAAAACAGGTAAAACTGCAATGATAGAATCGCCTTTTTTGGATAGAAAATCATTGACAACATCTTGAAGGTAAACTCCTTCAGATAGCTGTTTGGATTCAAAGTAACGAATTTTATGAATCATCATTGTCTAGAAGGGATCTATCAATATTAACAATTTAAAATGGAATAATAGCACTAGAATTCAAAAATTGTTTCCTAATATACTAGATTGAGCTTTAACAAGTATGAAGTATTGCCATGATTGCCTAACCCCAATTAACAGAAATTCATCTGAAGAGTATTGTAGTTTTTGTAAACGCGACAGAGAAGCCAAAGTAATAAAGTCAGCACCATAATAATTTTCTAAGCATTTACTGCATGGAAGATATAATTATGAAAAAGCATGAACTAGTTTTATCTTGATTCAAGCTGAAGTTTCAATATACCCAATGGCTACAAAGACTACAAGTGCTAGTTTTTACATTGCAAAGGCAATTGAATCAATTCAAAAAGTTGAGAATTTGAGACATCAGATTAATCCAATGGGGACAATTTTAGAATCAGGCGATATTGACGTAATCAATGGAGCGGTAAAAACGATGATGGAAACAGTTCACAATCTAGGAATTGCAAGAGTTGAAGTTGTAATCAAAATTGATTCAAGAAGAGACAAGCATGTAAAGATGGAAGAAAAACTAGATTCGATTAAAAAACAGATGAGTTAGAATTGTTTTAAAATTCCAAAGTGAGTATTCCTCTGTGATGGGGAACGTCCAATTTCTTTTACCATCGTAGCTAATTCTTCTACAGATGAAGCCGTAGGTTTTCCTGCTGCACGATAAATTTCCTCAGAGAATGCAGTTCCAACCAAATCACTTCCACCATTAGATAGTGCAACTTGTGCTAATTTCTTACCATATGCAACCCAGTAAACGGAAATATTGTTTACAACATTTGCAAGCATCAATCTTGACAGTGCGATTATTCTCAAATCATACAGTGATGAGCATTCATTGTTCACCAGATGTTGTTGTTCTAATTCAGTATTATCTAAACTAAATTTTAATGGAATCAAAGTAAGAAATCCTTTTGTCTTTTTTTGCAATTCTCTAATTTTTATGAGATGATCAATTATGTGCTCAGGTTTTTCTATATGACCATACAACATTGTCACATTGCTTTGAATTCCCATATTATGGGCTTCTTCAATAACATCAAGCCATTGTTGACCTGTGCATTTTCCTCTTACAATCTTATCACGAATATCAGGATGAAACAATTCAGCTCCGCCGCCGGGCATTGAATCAAGTCCAGCAGTTTTAAGACGAGAAAGAATTTCCTTGGTAGAATTTTTAGTTAGTTTTGATAAAAAGTAAATTTCAGCTGCTGTGAGTGCTTTGATATTTAGTTGAGGATGTTTTTGTTTGATAAATTTCATCATGTCTTCATAATATTCTAAAGGTAGTGTAGGATGAAATCCCCCAACAATATGAACTTCAGTAGCACCCATCTGCTCGGCAATTCCTACTCTTTGCTCAATTTCTTGAGGTGTCAGCGTATATGCATCATCTGCACCTTCCTTTCTATAGAAAGCACACATTTGACAACTTGCAGCACATACATTTGTGTAATTCATGTAGTAGGATGCTGCAAAAGTGACTGTATCTCCAACTAGTTTTTTTCGAGTATTGTCTGCTACTGCTCCAAGAATGTGTTGATTTTCATAATTCATCAATTCAAGGCCATCTTTGTATGAGAGTTCTTCTCCTGCAATTGCACGATCTAAAGCTTGAGAATCTCCAACTAGCTGCTCTAACACAATTTATCACGAGTTTATCAGGATATATTCCTTATAGTCTCAAGAGATAAGTAATCCAGAATATCATCATAATCATGGTACTCCCATTAGTCGATGAGAATAAACCGAAATGTTACTTGTGCCACGAGGGATTTGAAAACATTGAGAAATTAAGAGAGCATCAAAAGTTACAACATAAAGAATTTCTAGAATCCCATGAAGAAGACATCAAAAGGCAACCAGCTCCTGGCGATGTTACTGTGTTTTAGATTTCTTCTCTTTAATGGATTTCAATAGATCTTGAGCAATTTGCTTGGATATATCTGCCAAGTCAAAATGTTTGTCTAGAGAGAGTGCTTTTTTGAAAAGTTTTAGAGCGTCCTGTAATCGCCCCATCTCCCCTAGTGATAGCCCTTTGTAAGCAAGTGCCATGGCACATTTTTTATCAATCTTTAGTGCCGCATCATAGCACTTTATAGCATCTGAATATTTTTGATCAGAATGCAATGCTGCACCCTTGTTTAGCAATGCATCAATAAAATTAGGCGAAATTAAAAGTGCCTTGTCATATGTTCGAATAGCTTGTTTGAGTCTCCCCATATTTTGTAAGGTCACACCTTTGTCCACCAGAGCGTTAATGTTATCAGGGTCTTTTTTTAGAGCCAAATTGTATAGTTTTAGAGCATCATCAAAATTTTCCTCATCTGCAAAATCAAATGCTTGTTGTAACATCTTATCTACTTCATCACTCACAATGTCTGATAATATTTTGTTTATAATATAGATTAAGTAAAAGTAAACATGATTTCGCTATTACTCTATCACAGGACAAATTCTATCAGGATTAAATTACTTTGAATGAAGGTTTTTCTTTCCGTATGTGATTGAACAACTTGGTTATGCCTACAAACCTTGTAACGGCAAAGTTCGGTTAAAAATCATGAATATAAAGTAGATGAATTATTCGTATGTACAAAATTATGACGCATGTTTATCTCTAGGATCAATTTTTAACGATTTGTTAAAGCAATCCATGGATTCCTCGTATCGCCCCAAGCTCCGAAGTGCCACACCTTTGTAATTCCAAAGATCAGGATCATTTTGATTCAAAAGTAGTGCTTGCTCAAAACAACCCAGGGCTTCATCGAATTTTCCTTCATTTAACAAAGTTTGACCTTTTTTTACAAGTTCTTCGATTTGGCCCACAAATAACATGAAGGAGTTATTCTATTAAAATTGAAACCAATTTTATCTATACCATATGGGTAAAACTAAACAAATTTTCAAATTTTAGATCAAAATTTAAATAAATTTTTCACTATAGTAAGTTATGACTCTAGATGAGACAGATGAGAGAATTCTCAAAAATCTAATGATGGATGCCAGGCAATCAGCTAGACAGCTGGCACTAAAACTTGGAATGTCAACTGTTACGGTATTATCAAGAATAAAGAAATTGGAAAAAGAGAAGATTATCAAAGGATATACTGCAATTATTGATCATGAAAAAATAGGGTATTCATTAACTGCAATTATTGAGGTAATTGCAAAAAATGACAAAATTGTGGGGGTTGAAGAAGAAATATCAAAATTTGAAAATGTGTGTGGAGTCTATGACATTACAGGATCAACTGATACAATAGTAGTGGCAAAATTCAAAGAGAGAAACGAATTAAGCAAGTTTGTAAAGGGTCTCGCATCAATTACAAATGTGGAGAATACAATCACACATGTAGTTCTGAATACTGCTAAAGAAGATTTTCGATTGACTTAGGATGATAAAATGAAACGATTCAGTGTTTTTCTAATATCAATAATGATTCTAGGGGCATCACAAATTGCTCATGCTCAGTCAAACAATCTAGATATGGAACTTGAAGTAACAGATGAGGAGAAAATTATTCTTTTTTCAGGTTTTGCCATTGCAGTAATTGGGATATTTTTATTTTTGGCAAGAGACATTATTCTTCGTAAAAAAACATCTTATGATAAGGAAGAACATGAATCAAAAAAGGAGAAAACCTATGAAAAATATCATTCAGATTGGGGAGACGATTATGAGGAATTGGGAACAAGAAAGAATACTAAACAAGATAAAGAATTTCGAGATGCTGCATTAAACAATGAACTTCCAAATTACTACGAGATACTAGGAATTTCAAATGATGCAACAAAAGAAGAGATTAAACTAAGGTTCAGGGAATTAGCAAAGAAAACTCATCCAGATAAAACAAAAGAAGATTCAGAAGAAGAGATGATTAAACTAAACAAAGCATACGAAGTGCTTTCAGATGAAGAGAGTAGAGAAAGATACGATAAATATCTCAAAGTAAATTAAATAGAATTTAGTTTAACAATAATCATACTAAGTTCAATTGAATTTGGGGTTTGAACACTATTTGTAAGATTTGTAAAGATTTCAAGAGTCACAGGTTTTCCTTTGTCATCAATTTGTGTAGTTATTATTAATTCACCAAATTCAGTGTTTGGCCCAAGCATTTTTTTTGTCAATAAAGGAACAATGGATAGATCTTCTACAACACCCTTCATTTTGTAGGCAAACGTATCAGAAAAATAAACCCCGCCACGTGTAGTAGGCTCATTTACAGGAATAGGAGAATTAGTAATACTGACAGAAATAAGCTGGAAAGACAGATTATTTAATTTCAGAGTAAAGTTTAGGGGGTGATTCTCATTTTGAGACATCAAAGTTTCAAGCAAATCAGCATCAACAGACATTGGAATCGATTAATTCATAATTCTATTGAGTGTTTCGTGAAATTTCAAGACTTTATGAAAATCAGACAAACCACAGATGAAATGATTGTCAAATTGTGAAAAATTGTACATTATTTTTAGAATCAGAGATCATGTTTAAAAATAGGAATAGTTTTCTTTTGGTATTGCAGCAATTTGCAAGTACACATTCAATGAGAAATGAAATTCTCAATCTAATGGTGCAAAAAGGGATTGAGGATGACTGCTATGTCGAGATGTTAGATTATACAATCGACCTCTTCGAAAGCCAAGGGCTTGGAACGGATTATTACGGATATCACAATATCAATCATGAATTAGAGGTAACTTATTTTTCACTTTTGGCATCCAGTCAAAATAGAATAAAATTCTCAGATGAAGATATAAAATATCTATATGTTGCAGCATTGTTTCATGATTTTGATCCTCAAAAAAGTGTAGATAAGCCCCACGAAGAAAGTGTTCTGAAATTTATCTCAATGGACAAAAAACTTAGCGAGTTGATAAATACTGCAAAAATTGATTTGGAAATAATCAAGGTCTTAATTTTAAGAACAACATATCCATGGAGCGGGCAGTTAAAGAAAAATGCAGAAGAGCAGATTACACAATGTTTCGAAAATTCAGATTTGACAAGAAACAATCTCCCATATCAAGAGCATGTAATGGCTATGGGATGGTATCTCTCAGTAGTGGACAGAATAAGCGGTTATGCTTTAGGAGATTTTTCAAAAGCGATGGAAATGGCAAAGATGAACGCACATGCGCTTGCTTGGAGACCATCATTAATAGTTAGAAGTGCAGTTGCATATTTTGAAGAATTACTGAATAAAGAAACAGAGATGGCAAAAGCAATTTTGAAGATTCTGCCAAAAGAGATGAGAAAGAATTTTTTCGACACTGTACTTGCATTTATGAAATTAAGACAGCAAGAAATTACAATTCAAGCAGATTGTTCCTATGAAAACGTCAAATTAGTACCAACAATAGAGGCAATGTCCACAAGAAATGATCCAAAATTCATCGAGACACTATATGAAATATTTTTACAGTTACCAAAGCCATTACAATTTCAAAAAGAGAATTTTGAAAATTCTGTAAAAGATCCAGAAATAGTTATCAACACCTTAAGATTGAATGATAAAAACGGTGAGATCATTGGTTTTTCAAAAGGAGGACCACTAGAAAAATATCAATTGCGTGAAGAGATTAGAGATGAGAATTACGGTTTAGGAAATACAATATTTTTAGAGCCTCTTGCATTAAAGATGGGGTATTGGGGTCTCAAAGGAGGAAGTGAGATGAGACATCTCTTCATAATGCAAGCACATTCTATGAAATACAAATTTCTAACAAGTTTTGCGTTAAGAGATGTAATTAGAGCAAGAGTAGACAAGGAGCAGGCAGAATTTGTCACATTGTTTGATCCTGAAAGATGGGATTACTATAGAATCATAATTTAGATTCATTCTATGAAAAAATCAATAATAAAATCATTAGAATCATCAATAGCAGGAGATGTATTTTCCCAAAAAGAGTTCAGAGATTATTACTCTGTAGATGCTAGTTCCTATCAAATTATTCCAAGGGTAATTGTAGTTCCAAAAGACGAAAAAGACGTCATTAAAACAATTCAGATTGCAAAAAATCACAAATCATCTGTTACGGTAAGAGGTGCAGGCACTGGACTTGTTGGAAGTGCATTAAACGCCGGAATAATACTTGATTTAA
It contains:
- a CDS encoding MTH1187 family thiamine-binding protein, which gives rise to MIQAEVSIYPMATKTTSASFYIAKAIESIQKVENLRHQINPMGTILESGDIDVINGAVKTMMETVHNLGIARVEVVIKIDSRRDKHVKMEEKLDSIKKQMS
- a CDS encoding tetratricopeptide repeat protein codes for the protein MGQIEELVKKGQTLLNEGKFDEALGCFEQALLLNQNDPDLWNYKGVALRSLGRYEESMDCFNKSLKIDPRDKHAS
- a CDS encoding sugar isomerase codes for the protein MNSIVAYEKDIELQLDFLRSFKKQKIISQNLQKNIFFSGSGDSLVSSMLAESFSNGMVKAMDPLDLYRNKELVKSKHVYFVSISGNTISNIKVAKTAKKATAITSQPKSKLAKASDETLLLTSSNTGVFTAGSISFLESALTCISLVKKITIPRNDKLFFKAQSDAKKAKISKRLFILGNLYTYPLAMYCAAKFYELLGYDAHYCKTEQFSHMELFSLKKGDTVIVFEEKNLHTKQLVKNLEKIGINVINPNVPSDKISQMIYYTFFSQMLSLNEAKKQKKNECHFVTEEKIRNVSNQMIY
- a CDS encoding MqnA/MqnD/SBP family protein — encoded protein: MTSAFLLLQLMIGKFDYVEMNFSDIPEAVKSGKVDAGLVIHETQLSYEQEGNVKILDVGEWWDKTTNGLPVPLGINVMKTSLGMETIVKFDKYLQSSIEFGLENFKDAIDYAMQYSRGKPQDLIEKFVKMYVNQVTVNMGDPGEESIRRLFEMAKERKLVPDFELSIATK
- a CDS encoding HD domain-containing protein, which produces MQQFASTHSMRNEILNLMVQKGIEDDCYVEMLDYTIDLFESQGLGTDYYGYHNINHELEVTYFSLLASSQNRIKFSDEDIKYLYVAALFHDFDPQKSVDKPHEESVLKFISMDKKLSELINTAKIDLEIIKVLILRTTYPWSGQLKKNAEEQITQCFENSDLTRNNLPYQEHVMAMGWYLSVVDRISGYALGDFSKAMEMAKMNAHALAWRPSLIVRSAVAYFEELLNKETEMAKAILKILPKEMRKNFFDTVLAFMKLRQQEITIQADCSYENVKLVPTIEAMSTRNDPKFIETLYEIFLQLPKPLQFQKENFENSVKDPEIVINTLRLNDKNGEIIGFSKGGPLEKYQLREEIRDENYGLGNTIFLEPLALKMGYWGLKGGSEMRHLFIMQAHSMKYKFLTSFALRDVIRARVDKEQAEFVTLFDPERWDYYRIII
- a CDS encoding Lrp/AsnC family transcriptional regulator — encoded protein: MTLDETDERILKNLMMDARQSARQLALKLGMSTVTVLSRIKKLEKEKIIKGYTAIIDHEKIGYSLTAIIEVIAKNDKIVGVEEEISKFENVCGVYDITGSTDTIVVAKFKERNELSKFVKGLASITNVENTITHVVLNTAKEDFRLT
- a CDS encoding MqnA/MqnD/SBP family protein; the protein is MKISVGHTPDSDDAFMFYGMFTGKVPSPDFQVNHVIEDIEKLNRKATDPELDVTAVSVHACAYIPGYTILRSGGSFGIGYGPIVTAREQKSIDELKKAKLPFQEK
- a CDS encoding tetratricopeptide repeat protein; protein product: MLQQAFDFADEENFDDALKLYNLALKKDPDNINALVDKGVTLQNMGRLKQAIRTYDKALLISPNFIDALLNKGAALHSDQKYSDAIKCYDAALKIDKKCAMALAYKGLSLGEMGRLQDALKLFKKALSLDKHFDLADISKQIAQDLLKSIKEKKSKTQ
- a CDS encoding radical SAM protein, giving the protein MLEQLVGDSQALDRAIAGEELSYKDGLELMNYENQHILGAVADNTRKKLVGDTVTFAASYYMNYTNVCAASCQMCAFYRKEGADDAYTLTPQEIEQRVGIAEQMGATEVHIVGGFHPTLPLEYYEDMMKFIKQKHPQLNIKALTAAEIYFLSKLTKNSTKEILSRLKTAGLDSMPGGGAELFHPDIRDKIVRGKCTGQQWLDVIEEAHNMGIQSNVTMLYGHIEKPEHIIDHLIKIRELQKKTKGFLTLIPLKFSLDNTELEQQHLVNNECSSLYDLRIIALSRLMLANVVNNISVYWVAYGKKLAQVALSNGGSDLVGTAFSEEIYRAAGKPTASSVEELATMVKEIGRSPSQRNTHFGILKQF
- a CDS encoding DnaJ domain-containing protein, which encodes MKRFSVFLISIMILGASQIAHAQSNNLDMELEVTDEEKIILFSGFAIAVIGIFLFLARDIILRKKTSYDKEEHESKKEKTYEKYHSDWGDDYEELGTRKNTKQDKEFRDAALNNELPNYYEILGISNDATKEEIKLRFRELAKKTHPDKTKEDSEEEMIKLNKAYEVLSDEESRERYDKYLKVN